The proteins below are encoded in one region of Halalkalicoccus jeotgali B3:
- a CDS encoding MOSC domain-containing protein, with protein sequence MTRVNQLFVAREDSAPMESKEYVEAVEGGLEGDRYCTGNGYYSPFDVCEVTLVEGEAIEEIGDEFDIDLTDGRHRRNVVTRGVAVHDLLGATFSVGEAVLRGTRPRPPCAHVERVAGEKGVARALKNGRGGICASVVEPGRIEVGDEIEVIEPDARTMGRKIVDRLGF encoded by the coding sequence ATGACACGGGTCAACCAGCTGTTCGTCGCACGCGAGGATTCGGCTCCGATGGAGTCGAAAGAGTACGTCGAGGCCGTCGAGGGCGGACTGGAGGGGGATCGCTACTGTACGGGCAATGGGTATTACTCGCCCTTCGACGTCTGCGAGGTGACACTGGTCGAGGGCGAGGCGATCGAGGAAATAGGAGACGAGTTCGACATCGACCTCACCGACGGGCGACACCGCCGCAACGTCGTCACCCGCGGGGTCGCGGTCCACGACCTGCTGGGGGCGACCTTTTCAGTGGGTGAGGCGGTCCTGCGGGGGACCCGCCCGCGCCCGCCGTGTGCCCACGTCGAGCGGGTCGCTGGCGAGAAGGGGGTTGCCCGCGCACTGAAGAACGGACGCGGCGGGATCTGTGCGTCGGTCGTCGAACCCGGCCGGATCGAAGTGGGCGACGAAATCGAGGTCATAGAGCCCGACGCCCGGACGATGGGCCGGAAGATCGTCGACAGGCTTGGGTTCTAG
- a CDS encoding uS10/mL48 family ribosomal protein produces MTFVTKLTLQSGDRAVLERVVSEIATAVERKGAEMKGPHPSPPETLRVPQHKRTTGGETFDSWSYTVYTRTIEIVGHDDVARGVMDRSLPEGVHLGVEVEQVRPLGSS; encoded by the coding sequence ATGACCTTCGTCACGAAACTCACGCTCCAGAGCGGGGACCGGGCGGTGCTCGAACGCGTCGTCAGCGAGATCGCCACGGCCGTCGAGCGAAAGGGCGCCGAGATGAAAGGGCCGCATCCGAGCCCGCCCGAAACGCTCCGGGTGCCCCAGCACAAACGAACCACCGGCGGGGAGACCTTCGATTCGTGGTCCTACACCGTCTACACCCGGACCATCGAGATCGTCGGCCACGACGATGTCGCCCGGGGCGTGATGGATCGCTCGCTTCCGGAGGGCGTCCATCTGGGCGTCGAGGTCGAGCAGGTCCGACCGCTCGGATCGAGTTAG
- a CDS encoding endonuclease/exonuclease/phosphatase family protein, with the protein MGTGARYAAFNVIELETEQVQQPGDEQAEAAARIVQEVRPDVLVVNELTNNLQEGEYTDTANIDAFVENYLSVPQCEHLEGIDYPHTLQPASNTGVLPDEEFDFNKDGRAGERPGDAYGFGEYPGHYAFAVASRHPIDEDGIRSFREFRWADMPDNLLPVEGDGVDEDGLYLTEEETEVYRLSSKTHIDMPICVAGETVHGLFAHPTPPTFDGENNFNGRWNHDEVRFFADYVAGEGYIYDDGGTAGGLADDASYVLLGDMNAAPDGDRPLDPAGKFLFENEDFTTDRLPTSPGGAQRGNRYATRFGGDIEGVVEQIDYVLPSPDLSVRDSAAVWPSEDSDERGLLSDVRTASDHRLVWADIEA; encoded by the coding sequence ATGGGAACGGGCGCGCGGTACGCGGCGTTCAACGTGATCGAGCTGGAAACCGAGCAGGTCCAACAGCCGGGCGACGAGCAGGCCGAGGCCGCCGCCCGGATCGTCCAGGAGGTCCGCCCGGACGTGCTCGTCGTCAACGAACTCACCAACAACCTCCAGGAGGGGGAGTACACTGACACCGCGAACATCGATGCGTTCGTCGAGAACTACCTGAGCGTGCCCCAATGTGAACACCTGGAGGGGATCGACTACCCCCATACGCTCCAGCCGGCGAGCAACACGGGCGTGCTGCCCGACGAGGAGTTCGACTTCAACAAGGACGGACGGGCGGGCGAGCGACCGGGCGACGCCTACGGCTTCGGCGAGTACCCCGGCCACTACGCCTTCGCCGTCGCGAGTCGCCATCCCATCGACGAGGACGGCATCAGGAGCTTCCGGGAGTTCCGCTGGGCGGACATGCCGGACAACTTGCTCCCCGTCGAGGGCGACGGCGTCGACGAGGACGGGCTCTACCTGACCGAGGAGGAGACCGAGGTCTATCGGCTCTCCTCGAAGACCCACATCGACATGCCGATCTGCGTCGCGGGCGAGACGGTCCACGGCCTATTCGCCCATCCGACGCCGCCGACGTTCGACGGGGAGAACAACTTCAACGGCCGGTGGAACCACGACGAGGTCCGTTTCTTCGCGGACTACGTCGCCGGCGAGGGATACATCTACGACGACGGCGGCACCGCGGGCGGACTCGCCGATGACGCCTCGTACGTGCTGCTGGGCGACATGAACGCGGCCCCCGACGGGGACCGTCCCCTCGACCCCGCCGGGAAGTTCCTCTTCGAGAACGAGGACTTCACTACCGATCGCCTCCCGACGAGTCCGGGTGGGGCCCAACGAGGCAATCGGTACGCGACGCGGTTCGGCGGCGACATCGAGGGGGTCGTCGAGCAGATCGATTACGTGCTTCCGTCGCCGGACCTCTCAGTTCGGGATTCGGCGGCGGTCTGGCCGAGCGAGGACTCGGACGAACGGGGCCTCCTCTCGGACGTGCGTACCGCCTCCGACCACCGGCTCGTCTGGGCCGACATCGAGGCCTGA
- a CDS encoding sugar-transfer associated ATP-grasp domain-containing protein: protein MDVSPKRIYHTLRQFQTLAEIERESVEFTSLSLAERVWYWRRGFLSRSAVLYDFERYGHEDYLTDYQRYIKTRGINGRFGYALDNKLMLYGLLSRFSARLPDLYGIVDGGTFRSISIAGERGPTRPAIEWAADLEAGETAVVKWVIGGGGHSVLLLTRTDGGYRVNGDRISRTELRERFAAMDDYIVTGFSQQAEYADTIYSEATNTVRAVTMWDTERDEPFLARAVHRIGTDETKPMDNWSQGALGALIDPGTGELGEAVTYPDDGERRWRTDHPDTGTRIEGVEIPGWESIREGLLDVADSIPYLPYVGWDLVVTGRGEFEIIEANNYPGMKSLQVHGPLCADERVERFYRDHGVR from the coding sequence ATGGACGTCTCCCCCAAACGGATCTATCACACCCTCCGTCAGTTCCAAACGCTCGCCGAGATCGAACGCGAGAGCGTCGAGTTCACCTCGCTGTCGCTCGCCGAGCGGGTCTGGTACTGGCGGCGGGGCTTTCTGAGCCGATCGGCCGTCCTCTATGACTTCGAGAGGTACGGCCACGAGGACTACCTCACCGACTACCAGCGCTACATCAAAACCAGAGGGATCAACGGCCGCTTCGGCTACGCGCTCGACAACAAGCTCATGCTCTATGGCCTTCTGAGCCGCTTTTCGGCGCGCCTGCCCGACCTCTACGGGATCGTCGACGGGGGCACGTTTCGCTCGATCTCGATAGCGGGCGAGCGCGGTCCGACCCGCCCCGCCATCGAGTGGGCCGCGGACCTCGAGGCGGGCGAGACCGCCGTGGTCAAGTGGGTGATCGGCGGCGGCGGCCACAGCGTCCTGTTGCTCACGCGCACCGACGGCGGCTACCGGGTCAACGGCGACCGGATCTCCCGGACCGAACTGCGCGAGCGCTTCGCGGCGATGGACGACTACATCGTCACGGGCTTTTCACAACAGGCCGAGTACGCCGACACGATCTACTCCGAGGCGACCAATACCGTCCGGGCGGTGACGATGTGGGACACCGAACGGGACGAGCCGTTTCTCGCGCGGGCGGTCCACCGGATCGGCACCGACGAGACGAAACCGATGGACAACTGGTCGCAGGGCGCACTGGGCGCGCTGATCGATCCCGGGACGGGCGAACTCGGCGAGGCCGTGACCTACCCGGACGACGGCGAGCGCAGGTGGCGCACGGACCATCCCGACACCGGAACGCGGATCGAGGGCGTCGAGATCCCCGGCTGGGAGTCGATTCGGGAGGGGTTACTCGACGTGGCCGACTCGATCCCCTATCTGCCCTACGTCGGCTGGGATCTGGTGGTGACGGGGCGAGGGGAGTTCGAGATCATCGAGGCGAACAACTACCCCGGCATGAAGTCCCTGCAGGTCCACGGGCCGCTGTGTGCCGACGAGCGCGTCGAGCGGTTCTATCGCGACCACGGCGTGCGCTAA
- a CDS encoding 2Fe-2S iron-sulfur cluster-binding protein, protein MATYTVEFVGTGETIEVTDKQTILSRCLEEGIAQEYSCRVGMCLACTAEIVEGEVTQPAARGLSEAESEAFALTCMARPQSDLKLDRGKYPPSIAVDERANHTVNGSGSGVVADDD, encoded by the coding sequence ATGGCCACCTACACCGTCGAGTTCGTCGGCACGGGGGAGACGATCGAGGTCACTGACAAACAGACCATCCTCTCGCGGTGTCTCGAGGAGGGCATCGCTCAGGAGTACTCGTGTCGGGTCGGGATGTGTCTCGCCTGCACCGCCGAGATCGTCGAAGGCGAGGTGACCCAGCCTGCCGCTCGCGGGCTTAGCGAGGCCGAATCCGAGGCGTTCGCCCTGACCTGTATGGCCCGCCCGCAGTCGGATCTGAAACTCGACCGCGGGAAGTACCCCCCGAGCATCGCGGTCGACGAGCGGGCGAACCACACCGTCAACGGGTCGGGTTCGGGGGTCGTCGCCGACGACGACTAA
- the arcD gene encoding arginine/ornithine antiporter ArcD, with product MAELGNAARSYAEIPEEHRPSLGQALVPVVGMVVFLLVGSVGFGLDPHMPLLWGCVLIGLVGRYWLGYTWDDLFEGVSAGLSMGIQAILILFVIYMLIPVWIGAGTIPGLIYYGLGLLTPAVFLPATALIATVSAFSIGSSWTTAATLGVALMGIGQGLGVPAPMTAGAVLTGAYTGDKITPLSDTTNLAAAVTGTDLMEHVDTMRVGTGLALVIALVAYAVLGLRISGSIPAGQVETIRTGILAGYEISPLVFLPLLITFGLALAGYPALPALVAGVFAGVGTMLLVQGAGFAEAWSVAQAGTAPETGTALVDDLLASDGLNGSAWTVSIVAVALSLGGLLERTGVLAALANWIEEAIDSVAGLTVATGVSAFAMNGLAGQQYMSIVVPSMTFRGVYEEFGLESKNLSRAVEAAGTTTSVLIPWNAGGAFMTATLGVSPLAYGPYYFLGFLSPAILFVMGLTGWGISYRNDRSPGEEGPSPKRAPTDGD from the coding sequence ATGGCAGAGCTGGGTAACGCGGCGCGGTCGTACGCGGAGATTCCCGAGGAGCACCGGCCATCGCTCGGACAGGCGCTGGTCCCGGTCGTCGGGATGGTCGTCTTCCTGTTGGTCGGGTCTGTCGGGTTCGGTCTCGACCCGCACATGCCGCTGTTGTGGGGCTGTGTGCTGATCGGGCTGGTGGGGCGATACTGGCTGGGATATACGTGGGACGACCTCTTCGAGGGGGTCTCGGCGGGGCTTTCGATGGGGATCCAGGCGATCCTCATTCTGTTCGTGATCTACATGCTGATCCCCGTCTGGATCGGCGCCGGGACCATTCCGGGCCTGATCTACTACGGGCTGGGGCTGCTCACGCCCGCGGTGTTTCTGCCGGCGACCGCGTTGATCGCGACCGTCTCGGCCTTTTCGATCGGCTCGTCGTGGACGACGGCCGCGACGCTTGGGGTCGCGCTCATGGGAATCGGACAGGGACTCGGGGTTCCGGCCCCGATGACCGCCGGGGCCGTTCTCACCGGCGCGTACACCGGCGATAAGATCACGCCGCTTTCGGATACGACGAACCTCGCGGCGGCGGTCACCGGGACCGATCTGATGGAGCACGTCGACACCATGCGCGTCGGCACCGGCCTCGCACTGGTGATCGCGCTGGTCGCCTACGCCGTCCTCGGATTGCGGATCTCCGGGTCGATCCCCGCAGGGCAGGTCGAGACGATCCGGACGGGGATCCTCGCGGGCTACGAGATCAGCCCGCTGGTCTTCTTACCCCTCCTGATCACGTTCGGGCTGGCGCTGGCGGGCTATCCGGCACTGCCGGCGCTGGTCGCCGGGGTCTTCGCGGGTGTCGGGACGATGCTGCTCGTCCAGGGGGCGGGCTTCGCCGAGGCCTGGTCGGTCGCCCAGGCGGGTACGGCCCCGGAAACGGGCACGGCGCTGGTCGACGACCTGCTCGCGAGCGACGGGTTGAACGGGTCGGCGTGGACCGTCTCGATCGTCGCCGTCGCCCTCTCGCTCGGCGGGCTGCTCGAACGCACGGGTGTGCTCGCGGCGCTCGCGAACTGGATCGAAGAGGCTATCGACAGCGTCGCGGGACTGACCGTCGCCACGGGCGTCTCGGCGTTCGCGATGAACGGGCTCGCGGGCCAGCAGTACATGAGCATCGTCGTTCCCTCGATGACCTTTCGGGGGGTCTACGAGGAGTTCGGCCTCGAGAGCAAGAACCTCTCGCGGGCCGTCGAGGCCGCCGGCACGACCACGAGCGTGCTGATCCCGTGGAACGCCGGCGGGGCCTTTATGACCGCGACCCTCGGGGTCTCGCCGCTCGCCTACGGGCCGTACTACTTCCTCGGGTTCCTCTCGCCGGCGATCCTCTTCGTGATGGGGCTGACGGGTTGGGGGATCAGCTATCGGAACGACCGGTCGCCCGGGGAGGAGGGCCCGTCGCCGAAACGGGCACCCACCGATGGGGACTGA
- a CDS encoding type 1 glutamine amidotransferase domain-containing protein — MDALIVTTDGFEDSELTYPYYRLQEAGIDVALATPDGERVTGKIGEEMDADLAIADASEDEYDLLVVPGGNAPEDLRIEAEEAITLVREFDASDKPIASVCHGAQLLISADILTGRKATGFWPIEVDIENAGATFVDEECVVDENLITARYPDDLPAWLSAVLERVEAQPAAAD, encoded by the coding sequence ATGGACGCACTCATCGTCACCACCGACGGGTTCGAGGACAGCGAACTCACCTACCCGTACTACCGCCTGCAGGAGGCCGGAATCGACGTTGCACTCGCCACGCCCGACGGCGAACGCGTCACGGGCAAGATCGGCGAGGAGATGGACGCCGATCTCGCCATCGCCGACGCCAGCGAGGACGAGTACGACCTACTGGTCGTCCCGGGCGGCAACGCTCCCGAAGACCTCCGGATCGAGGCCGAGGAGGCGATCACGCTCGTCCGGGAGTTCGACGCGAGCGACAAACCGATCGCATCGGTCTGTCACGGTGCCCAGTTGCTGATCAGCGCCGATATCCTGACGGGTCGAAAGGCCACCGGTTTCTGGCCGATCGAAGTCGACATCGAGAACGCCGGCGCGACGTTCGTCGACGAGGAGTGCGTGGTCGACGAGAACCTGATCACCGCCCGATATCCTGACGACCTGCCCGCGTGGCTCTCGGCGGTTCTGGAACGGGTCGAGGCCCAGCCCGCCGCGGCCGACTGA
- a CDS encoding acetamidase/formamidase family protein, producing MTTADYEIDHELSDKEENIHNAWDNELDPVLTVEPGEVVRFECRDALDGQVGPDSGVEDLANASFDPVHPLTGPVAVEGAEPGDALVVELLDFEHKGWGFTGFMPGEMGLGLLPEEFEEAGLYVWDLAGETAEFVNGIEIPVDMFPGTIGNAPAQAGEHDTLPPRDVGGNMDVKQMTAGSTVYLPVEVEGALFSTGDCHVAQGDGEVCVTGIEAPMFVTARFGLKKDAGFAQPQLETTGPFTATGEDEPMYGTTGISDDLMEATKKAIRHMIDHLEREHDLTRGEAYILCSAAVDLKISEVVDAPNWTVTAYVPESIFPEN from the coding sequence ATGACGACCGCGGACTACGAGATCGACCACGAACTGAGCGACAAAGAGGAGAACATCCACAACGCCTGGGACAACGAGCTCGATCCCGTCCTGACGGTCGAGCCCGGCGAGGTCGTCCGCTTCGAGTGCCGGGACGCCCTCGACGGACAGGTCGGCCCGGACTCGGGCGTCGAGGACCTGGCGAACGCGAGTTTCGACCCGGTTCATCCGCTGACAGGCCCCGTCGCGGTCGAGGGTGCGGAACCGGGTGACGCGCTGGTCGTCGAACTGCTCGATTTCGAGCACAAGGGCTGGGGCTTTACGGGATTTATGCCCGGCGAGATGGGGCTCGGACTCCTGCCCGAGGAGTTCGAGGAGGCGGGACTGTACGTCTGGGATCTGGCGGGCGAAACTGCCGAGTTCGTCAACGGCATCGAGATTCCGGTGGATATGTTCCCGGGGACGATCGGTAACGCCCCCGCCCAGGCGGGCGAGCACGACACCCTTCCGCCCCGCGACGTCGGCGGGAACATGGATGTCAAGCAGATGACTGCCGGTTCGACCGTGTATCTCCCCGTCGAGGTCGAGGGCGCGCTCTTTTCGACGGGCGATTGCCACGTCGCACAGGGCGACGGCGAGGTCTGTGTCACCGGGATCGAAGCGCCGATGTTCGTCACCGCACGGTTCGGTCTGAAAAAGGACGCCGGCTTCGCCCAGCCTCAGTTGGAGACGACGGGACCGTTTACCGCCACCGGCGAGGACGAGCCGATGTACGGCACCACCGGAATCAGCGACGACCTGATGGAGGCGACGAAAAAAGCGATCCGCCACATGATCGACCACCTCGAACGCGAGCACGACCTCACCCGCGGGGAGGCGTACATCCTCTGTTCGGCGGCGGTCGACCTGAAGATCAGCGAGGTGGTCGACGCGCCCAACTGGACGGTCACCGCCTACGTCCCCGAGAGTATCTTTCCCGAGAACTAA
- a CDS encoding geranylgeranyl reductase family protein has translation MSTREVDVAIVGAGTAGCYAGATIAEAGYDVLVLERKTEEEAGHIACGDALKGADEFPGAIPKSTLEPAMTNTEVDHGRFELPEHDTVLEIPVPGELAVIDRFEYGKAIIRGAKEAGVEFSYDTVVQDVRQDEGRITGVRAKRKGDPLTVEAEITIDGAGALSILQDKADLSAATFDTNVTYSQFCSAYREVVHVEEEVEWKDALVFKPTQRAAGYLWYFPRTGTEINAGLGFQMNEQPMKLVEDLKRDLATRPEFEGATVEDKLGAALPTRRPYDSAVAPGFMAVGDSAGHVNPTTGGGIAGAAYAGEYAGEQAIGALESGDVSEAALWDYNERVMDHYGGRYAALDVYNVMATAVDVSELTSLLVSLPGENLAEALYSGSTDFGLKLKLQAAIGSFGHWGTILDFYKTKRHADELLEQYERYPDRPSALAGWQRERDAIMDRVYETTGAEAKY, from the coding sequence ATGAGTACACGCGAGGTTGACGTCGCCATAGTAGGGGCCGGCACGGCGGGCTGTTATGCGGGGGCGACGATCGCCGAGGCGGGCTACGACGTCCTCGTGCTCGAACGAAAGACCGAGGAGGAGGCCGGACACATCGCCTGCGGGGACGCCCTGAAAGGTGCCGACGAGTTCCCCGGGGCGATCCCGAAGTCCACCCTCGAACCCGCGATGACCAACACCGAGGTGGATCACGGCCGGTTCGAACTGCCCGAACACGACACCGTTCTCGAGATCCCGGTGCCGGGCGAACTGGCCGTCATCGACCGTTTCGAGTACGGGAAGGCGATCATCCGGGGAGCAAAGGAGGCCGGCGTGGAGTTCTCCTACGACACGGTCGTCCAGGACGTCCGCCAGGACGAGGGCCGGATCACGGGCGTCCGGGCGAAACGAAAGGGAGATCCCTTGACCGTCGAGGCCGAGATCACGATCGACGGGGCGGGGGCGCTCTCGATCCTTCAGGACAAGGCCGACCTCTCTGCGGCGACCTTCGACACCAACGTCACCTACTCGCAGTTCTGTTCTGCCTACCGCGAGGTCGTCCACGTCGAGGAGGAAGTCGAGTGGAAGGACGCGCTGGTGTTCAAGCCGACCCAGCGCGCGGCGGGCTACCTCTGGTACTTCCCGCGAACGGGCACGGAGATCAACGCCGGGCTCGGCTTCCAGATGAACGAACAGCCGATGAAACTCGTCGAGGACCTCAAGCGCGACCTGGCGACCCGCCCGGAGTTCGAGGGCGCCACCGTCGAGGACAAACTCGGCGCCGCACTCCCGACCAGACGGCCCTACGATTCGGCGGTCGCCCCCGGGTTCATGGCCGTCGGCGATTCGGCCGGCCACGTCAACCCCACCACCGGCGGCGGGATCGCGGGGGCGGCCTACGCCGGGGAGTACGCCGGCGAGCAGGCGATCGGGGCACTGGAGTCCGGCGACGTGAGCGAGGCGGCGCTCTGGGACTACAACGAGCGCGTGATGGACCACTACGGCGGTCGGTACGCCGCACTCGACGTCTACAACGTCATGGCGACCGCAGTCGACGTCTCGGAACTGACGAGCCTGCTCGTCTCCCTGCCCGGCGAGAACCTCGCGGAGGCGCTGTACTCGGGCAGCACCGACTTCGGTCTCAAACTGAAGCTCCAGGCCGCGATCGGGAGCTTCGGCCACTGGGGGACGATCCTCGACTTCTATAAGACCAAGCGCCACGCAGACGAACTCCTCGAGCAGTACGAGCGCTACCCCGACCGACCCTCGGCGCTCGCGGGCTGGCAACGCGAGCGCGACGCGATCATGGATCGGGTCTACGAGACGACCGGTGCCGAGGCGAAGTACTAG
- a CDS encoding GntP family permease: MPYPHSPLVAFLVGIAVVIFLLAYLDLPAVFGLLVASFAVGLVTPRVAPSAIPEQIVTAFGEEMAGIGIPILMAAVIGKSMMESGAAQRIVRGFTDVLGRDNADIALWGSSSFLAIPVFFDNVFYLLAPLARSMRARIGKNYPLYIVVVGAGAATTHVFVPPTPGPLAVASQIPGVGLGLTIAVGLTVAVPTAAVAGVGYGRWINRRMEIPLREAMGTDVDELNEVAERSSDHLPGFLESALPIFVAVLLVMSGTVTSNLLGLESGPVAATTTLLGAPSLALTAAALVAAYTFYRYDDLPRETWAEEIVDALRDGGHIAAITCLGGAFGGMLATAGIGDYLAGGLREIGIGFLVTAWLIAAAIRIAQGSATVAMLTTAGIMAPLAGSLSVNPVYLVMVIGAGGNIFSWYPDSGFWLVKEICGLTQAETLKTWTVLTTLVSVMGLLIVLVLSTVLPLA; this comes from the coding sequence ATGCCCTATCCACACAGTCCGTTGGTGGCGTTTCTCGTCGGTATCGCCGTCGTGATCTTCCTGCTCGCGTATCTCGATCTGCCGGCGGTGTTCGGCCTGCTAGTTGCCTCGTTCGCCGTCGGTCTCGTGACCCCGCGGGTCGCTCCCTCCGCGATCCCCGAGCAGATCGTCACGGCCTTCGGCGAGGAGATGGCCGGGATCGGGATCCCGATCCTGATGGCCGCGGTGATCGGCAAATCGATGATGGAAAGCGGGGCGGCCCAGCGGATCGTCCGCGGGTTCACGGACGTGTTGGGTCGGGACAACGCCGACATCGCGCTGTGGGGAAGCAGTTCCTTCCTCGCGATCCCCGTCTTTTTCGACAACGTCTTTTACCTGCTCGCGCCGCTCGCCCGCTCGATGCGTGCGCGCATCGGGAAGAACTACCCGTTGTATATCGTCGTCGTCGGTGCCGGCGCGGCGACGACCCACGTGTTCGTCCCGCCGACGCCCGGTCCGCTGGCGGTCGCGAGCCAGATCCCCGGCGTCGGGCTCGGACTCACCATCGCCGTCGGGTTGACCGTCGCCGTCCCCACGGCCGCGGTCGCCGGCGTCGGCTACGGTCGGTGGATCAACCGTCGGATGGAGATCCCGCTCCGGGAGGCGATGGGAACCGACGTCGACGAACTCAACGAGGTCGCAGAGCGATCGTCCGACCACCTCCCTGGCTTTCTCGAGTCGGCCCTGCCGATCTTCGTTGCGGTGCTGTTGGTCATGTCCGGGACGGTCACCTCGAACCTCCTCGGGCTCGAATCGGGGCCCGTCGCCGCCACCACGACGCTTCTCGGTGCCCCGAGCCTCGCGCTGACCGCCGCCGCGCTGGTCGCGGCCTACACCTTCTATCGCTACGACGACCTCCCGCGCGAGACGTGGGCCGAGGAGATCGTCGATGCCCTGCGTGACGGTGGGCACATCGCCGCCATCACCTGTCTTGGCGGCGCCTTCGGCGGGATGCTCGCGACGGCCGGCATCGGCGATTACCTCGCGGGCGGGCTCCGGGAGATCGGGATCGGCTTCCTGGTCACCGCGTGGCTGATCGCGGCGGCGATCCGGATCGCACAGGGGTCGGCGACCGTCGCCATGCTCACCACCGCCGGGATCATGGCGCCGCTGGCGGGCAGCCTCTCGGTCAATCCGGTGTATCTCGTGATGGTCATCGGCGCGGGCGGGAACATCTTCTCGTGGTACCCCGACAGCGGGTTCTGGCTCGTCAAGGAGATCTGCGGACTGACCCAGGCCGAGACGCTCAAGACTTGGACCGTCCTGACGACGCTCGTCTCGGTCATGGGACTGCTCATCGTCCTGGTCCTGTCGACGGTGCTCCCGCTTGCCTGA
- a CDS encoding amidohydrolase, with protein MSTDHLIELRRDLHRHPEPAWREFYTTCRIVEEIERIGVTDLYVGREAIDVEERLAVPDSAELVEWFNRAREAGAKEDVLERLDGGYTGCVAVVERGEGPTIGLRVDIDGLLREESRDDEHAPAAEGFRSENEGAMHACGHDAHATIGLGVLEAITESDFQGTLKVFFQPGEEMIAGGKAMAKSEHLADVEYLLALHIGLDHPTGEVVAGIDDFLAVSHLHAEFSGQPAHAGAEPDAGENAVQAMAAAIQNLYSIPRHHDGATRVNAGQVGGGTASNIVPESAYIEGEVRGQTTELMEYMRERADRVLEGAAAMHGCEVTVETRGEAPSARSDQQLVDVVSSVARTRPGVERVLERDALGGSEDATYLMQEVQKNGGYASYVGIGTDHPGGHHTATFDVDEESIAIGIDVISRSITEIAATRPE; from the coding sequence ATGAGCACCGACCACCTGATCGAGCTCCGACGCGACCTGCATCGCCATCCCGAGCCCGCGTGGCGAGAGTTCTACACCACCTGCCGCATCGTCGAGGAGATAGAGCGCATCGGCGTCACCGACCTCTACGTCGGGCGTGAGGCGATCGACGTAGAGGAGCGACTCGCGGTCCCCGACTCGGCCGAACTCGTCGAGTGGTTCAATCGGGCGCGGGAGGCGGGCGCAAAGGAGGACGTCCTCGAACGCCTCGACGGCGGCTACACCGGTTGTGTCGCGGTCGTCGAGCGTGGTGAAGGGCCCACGATCGGCCTGCGGGTCGACATCGACGGGCTGTTGCGCGAGGAATCGCGGGACGACGAGCACGCCCCCGCCGCGGAGGGCTTTCGCTCGGAGAACGAGGGCGCGATGCACGCCTGCGGGCACGACGCCCACGCGACCATCGGGCTCGGGGTACTGGAAGCGATCACGGAGAGTGACTTCCAGGGCACGCTCAAGGTGTTCTTCCAACCCGGCGAGGAGATGATCGCCGGCGGGAAGGCGATGGCCAAAAGCGAGCACCTCGCGGACGTCGAGTACCTGCTCGCGCTGCACATCGGCCTCGATCACCCGACCGGCGAGGTGGTCGCGGGGATCGACGACTTCCTCGCAGTGTCACATCTCCACGCGGAGTTCTCGGGCCAGCCCGCCCACGCCGGTGCCGAACCCGATGCCGGCGAGAACGCCGTCCAGGCGATGGCCGCCGCGATCCAGAACCTGTATTCGATCCCCCGACACCACGACGGCGCAACGCGGGTCAATGCGGGCCAGGTCGGCGGGGGTACCGCCTCGAACATCGTTCCCGAGTCGGCCTATATCGAGGGCGAGGTTCGCGGCCAGACGACCGAACTGATGGAGTACATGCGCGAACGCGCCGATCGCGTCCTCGAAGGTGCCGCCGCGATGCACGGCTGTGAGGTCACCGTCGAGACGCGCGGCGAAGCCCCCAGCGCGAGAAGCGACCAGCAGCTCGTCGACGTCGTCTCCAGCGTCGCGCGCACCCGCCCGGGCGTCGAGCGCGTCCTCGAGCGGGACGCACTCGGCGGCAGCGAGGACGCGACCTATCTGATGCAGGAGGTCCAGAAGAACGGTGGGTACGCCTCCTACGTGGGGATCGGTACGGACCACCCCGGCGGCCACCACACCGCGACGTTCGACGTCGACGAGGAAAGTATCGCCATCGGCATCGACGTGATCAGCCGCTCGATCACCGAAATCGCGGCGACCCGCCCCGAGTAG